A window of Diorhabda carinulata isolate Delta chromosome 7, icDioCari1.1, whole genome shotgun sequence contains these coding sequences:
- the LOC130896655 gene encoding anoctamin-3-like, translated as MENKGFSNEYLRKRIDYVIVVKEKNLPLIELFLKNLKDTGISTVEVEGISIPMIFILLHIKDDDIIRYFEIYGKDTEMQKLRFKQRKNPFNWLSHTPLSNNPQFRNPLTSADRIILLNKILENIRYGPELHDKGLSNLIKSNLVADSYPLHDAPLSLKLEEINLPDDGSQVHNTYSERELLHRYWANYKMWNKEIPVDLIEGYFGSEVAFYFAWLQYFTIMLTPVAILGVLVVIVSSILVYTQYNYRVNEICESNDTYLCPDCLNPSLCVYRPINFYCGMAKWTYAFDNYLTITLAILMAFWATVFLNFWRRKTHVLKLRWGIRSEDPALDIRKEYAASTNLRKFNNVSGIVEPFLPFYKKLPKLVFVFLVCTFFIFLDIFVIFIILYVRMWTRIYVVRSDIPFFMYNKKAVVLATSCVVQITLINLFSATYKSLSEWLTKIENPRTQKDFDNSVLYKLYFLAFANNYTVVFYTAFVKGIFYSNPRHSTTVLQKDSCQPLSCIIDLTTQLFFLMLFRRPMGHSLKLIFTVINKSLRKRCFHTEFENLPQYEEEYLLERTNKYFLMSNYNELIIQYGFITFFVAGLPLTPLYALLSNILQMRQDAYKLVKNCRRPIPKVVAGIGAWDGILLGLTYLSITTNAFVLAFTSQFVEREVYKQTHNSLKGFVNYTLSEFKTKDNKEYDIIGNKKSICYYLGMRYPPGHDQEYELTGEYWTNFTWKLVFLIIFEHLVFTSNTLLSYFIKNVPTSVTEHLAYERQTKKEALVQLPLDQSKYMAMPQNNPESDIELSY; from the coding sequence atggaaaataaaggTTTCAGCaatgaatatttgagaaaaagaATTGATTATGTGATTGtagtgaaagaaaaaaatttaccgctcattgaattgtttttgaaaaacttgaaagataCTGGTATTTCGACTGTTGAAGTGGAAGGAATAAGTATACCCATGATTTTCATCTTATTACATATAAAAGACGATGAtattattcgatattttgaaatatatggaaAGGATACAGAAATGCAAAAATTGAGATTTAAACAACGCAAGAATCCTTTCAATTGGTTGTCGCACACACCATTATCTAATAATCCTCAGTTCAGAAACCCGCTAACTAGCGCTGACCGaattattcttttaaataaaatattagaaaatatcagATATGGACCTGAATTACATGATAAAGGcttatcaaatttaattaaatcgaACCTTGTTGCCGATTCATATCCCCTCCACGATGCACCTCTTTCATTGAAATTGGAAGAGATTAATTTACCTGATGATGGATCGCAAGTTCATAATACCTATAGTGAGAGAGAACTTTTACATCGTTATTGGGCCAATTACAAAATGTGGAATAAAGAAATTCCCGTGGATCTAATTGAAGGTTATTTTGGAAGCGAAGTAGCTTTTTATTTCGCTTGGTTACAGTATTTTACCATTATGCTGACTCCAGTTGCAATTTTAGGAGTATTGGTAGTTATTGTGAGCTCTATTCTTGTTTATACTCAATATAATTACAGAGTTAATGAAATCTGCGAATCCAATGATACATACTTGTGTCCAGATTGTTTGAATCCGTCTCTTTGTGTATATAGACCTATAAACTTTTATTGCGGAATGGCTAAATGGACGTATGCTTTCGACAACTATCTAACAATAACATTAGCAATTTTAATGGCGTTTTGGGCtacagtatttttaaatttttggagAAGAAAAACACACGTTTTAAAACTTAGATGGGGAATTAGGTCGGAAGATCCGGCACTGGATATAAGAAAAGAGTATGCTGCCAGTActaatttgagaaaattcaataacGTCTCAGGAATAGTTGAACCATTTCTAcccttttacaaaaaattaccaaaactaGTTTTTGTATTCTTAGTgtgtactttttttatattcctgGATATTTTcgtaatattcataattttgtacGTCAGAATGTGGACGAGAATTTACGTGGTAAGAAGTGACATACCtttttttatgtacaataaGAAAGCTGTGGTTCTAGCAACTTCATGTGTAGTTCAAATAactttaatcaatttattttctgcCACGTATAAGTCATTATCGGAATGGTTGACTAAGATTGAGAATCCAAGAACACAAAAAGATTTCGACAATTCTGTgctttataaattatattttctagcATTTGCTAATAATTATACTGTTGTGTTCTATACAGCTTTCGTGAAAGGAATTTTCTATTCAAACCCGCGTCACAGTACCACCGTGTTACAAAAGGACAGTTGTCAACCGTTATCTTGTATCATAGATTTGACGacacaattatttttcttgatgTTATTTAGAAGACCCATGGGGCATTCgttgaaacttatttttacagttattaataaaagtttgaGAAAAAGATGTTTTCATACTGAATTTGAAAACTTACCACAGTATgaagaagaatatttattagaacggacgaataaatattttttgatgtctaattataatgaattaattattcaGTATggtttcataacattttttgtgGCGGGATTACCATTAACCCCATTGTATGCTTTATTGAGTAATATCCTACAAATGCGACAGGATGCTTACAAATTAGTAAAAAACTGTAGAAGACCTATTCCGAAAGTGGTCGCCGGAATCGGTGCTTGGGATGGGATTTTATTAGGACTAACGTATCTCAGTATTACAACCAATGCTTTTGTATTGGCGTTTACAAGTCAGTTTGTGGAACGAGAAGTTTATAAGCAAACTCACAATAGTTTGAAAGGATTTGTCAATTATACTTTATCAGAATTCaaaacaaaagacaataaaGAGTACGATATCATTGGGAATAAGAAAAGTATATGTTACTACCTTGGAATGAGATATCCGCCGGGTCATGATCAAGAATATGAGCTAACAGGTGAATATTGGACAAATTTTACATGGAAATTAGTATTTCTCATCATTTTCGAACATTTAGTATTTACATCCAATACTCTTTTGTCATACTTCATTAAAAATGTACCTACTTCTGTAACAGAGCATTTGGCATATGAAAGGCAAACTAAAAAGGAAGCGTTAGTCCAGTTACCATTGGATCAGTCTAAATATATGGCGATGCCACAAAACAATCCTGAAAGCGACATTGAATTATcatattga